In the genome of Raphanus sativus cultivar WK10039 chromosome 4, ASM80110v3, whole genome shotgun sequence, one region contains:
- the LOC108853326 gene encoding MATH domain and coiled-coil domain-containing protein At2g42465-like, which translates to MAIHNEKMTYSFEIDNFSQRNTVFATPIFSTGSCNWYVYVYPKGDEFSKNMCLWLTVPDPFLRPLYWSRETFFRFVVVNPSNVNSSRSFINTGHVFNKGLPTCGFRTDLSLSELQEGKFLVNDKLKIEVYIGTIYAHGGLDPDVLPEKKKETVCVNGFQVLDSQVKSAKWIFETYPETALYIQPQDPQLKTAYMNILLRIYETLYNSPLEKLTESELSNVSKGLLDLAQAGFKLEWLREKLEKVSEERKKLSGYEAQAWELEKQLKNLELMMCNLKAEIKLKAEN; encoded by the exons ATGGCGATCCACAATGAGAAGATGACTTACTCTTTCGAGATAGACAACTTCTCCCAAAGGAATACTGTATTTGCGACTCCTATATTCTCAACCGGATCCTGCAACTg gTATGTTTACGTATATCCCAAGGGAGATGAATTTAGTAAAAACATGTGTCTGTGGCTAACAGTTCCAGATCCTTTCTTACGGCCTTTGTATTGGTCGAGAGAGACATTCTTTCGCTTCGTCGTTGTCAACCCATCCAACGTTAACAGCTCGCGAAGTTTCA TTAATACTGGCCACGTCTTTAACAAGGGACTGCCAACCTGTGGTTTTAGAACGGACTTGAGTCTTTCCGAACTTCAAGAGGGAAAATTTCTTGTGAACGACAAACTCAAAATTGAAGTCTACATAGGTACTATCTATGCTCATGGTGGACTAGATCCCGATGTGTTACCcgaaaagaagaaggagaccGTGTGTGTCAATGGCTTCCAAGTTCTTGATTCGCAAGTAAAATCAGCAAAGTGGATTTTTGAGACTTACCCGGAAACAGCATTGTATATTCAACCACAAGATCCACAGCTTAAGACAGCCTACATGAACATTCTCCTCAGAATCTACGAGACACTTTATAACAGTCCTCTTGAGAAGCTCACGGAAAGTGAGCTAAGTAACGTTTCCAAGGGTTTGCTTGATCTGGCACAAGCTGGTTTTAAGCTGGAATGGTTGAGGGAAAAGCTTGAGAAGGTTTCTGAGGAGAGGAAGAAACTCTCTGGTTACGAAGCTCAAGCTTGGGAACTTGAGAAACAGTTGAAGAATCTTGAGCTTATGATGTGTAATCTCAAAGCTGAGATCAAGTTGAAAGCCGAGAATTAA
- the LOC108853190 gene encoding LOB domain-containing protein 16 yields the protein MATSGNSTATGTGSPCGACKFLRRKCASDCIFAPYFSSEQGAARFAAIHKVFGASNVSKLLLNVPIHDRCEAVVTIAYEAQARLHDPVYGCVSHIFALQQQVAYLQAQVLQMKAQISGHQTSAAGDLRNSSESNNQFTTWQQTTGSPFVSAYSTPYSHNHQPNYYGHVNPNNPVSPQSSLEETFSNTSSDVTTTANFRETQQTGGGVYCHSGLGFHEGYPNKKRSVSYCNSDLGELQALALRMMKN from the exons ATGGCAACTTCCGGCAACAGTACAGCGACAGGGACAGGTTCACCCTGCGGTGCGTGCAAGTTCCTAAGGCGTAAGTGTGCATCGGATTGTATATTCGCACCTTACTTCTCATCGGAGCAAGGAGCAGCAAGATTCGCAGCTATTCACAAGGTGTTTGGAGCTAGCAACGTCTCTAAGCTCTTGCTCAATGTTCCAATCCATGATCGATGTGAAGCTGTTGTCACCATCGCCTACGAAGCTCAGGCTCGTCTTCATGATCCTGTGTATGGCTGTGTCTCTCACATTTTCGCCCTCCAACAACAG GTGGCTTACTTGCAAGCACAAGTCCTGCAAATGAAGGCACAGATCTCCGGCCACCAGACGTCAGCAGCCGGGGATCTAAGAAACAGCTCGGAAAGTAATAACCAATTCACGACGTGGCAGCAAACTACTGGCTCTCCTTTTGTCAGCGCATACTCAACACCATATAGCCATAATCATCAACCTAATTACTACGGTCACGTAAACCCTAACAATCCGGTCTCGCCACAGAGCTCGCTCGAAGAAACTTTCAGCAACACCAGCAGTGACGTCACTACTACAGCTAACTTCCGAGAGACTCAGCAAACTGGAGGTGGCGTTTACTGTCACAGTGGGTTAGGGTTTCACGAAGGATATCCTAACAAAAAAAGATCAGTGAGTTATTGTAATAGTGATTTAGGTGAGCTTCAGGCTTTGGCTCTTagaatgatgaagaattaa
- the LOC108853836 gene encoding MATH domain and coiled-coil domain-containing protein At2g42465-like, producing MSTQTPSYTMEINNFSQRNAPIRSNLFRSYSCNWYVTVYPKGNGIYTHMSMYLDVANSPSMSQGWWRHAGFRFVIVNQSNVAKSERLATSHMFNERKPNRGFKKALPLTKLQEERFLVNDKLKIEVYVDVYNILGILDTHVLPEKKHKTVCVNGFQVLDSQVKSADIIFETHPETALYIYPQDPQLKTAYINILLRIYETLYNNPLEKITENELSNVSKGLLDLTQAGFKLEWLREKLEKVSVERKKLSGYEAQALELGKQLKNLELMMCNLKAEIKLKAES from the exons ATGTCGACGCAAACACCAAGTTATACTATGGAGATAAACAACTTCTCCCAAAGGAATGCTCCAATACGGTCGAATCTGTTTAGAAGCTACTCCTGCAACTg gtaTGTTACCGTATATCCCAAGGGAAACGGTATTTACACACACATGTCTATGTATCTAGATGTTGCAAATTCTCCCTCAATGTCTCAAGGATGGTGGAGACATGCCGGGTTTCGCTTTGTTATCGTGAACCAATCCAATGTCGCCAAGTCCGAACGTCTAG CAACTTCTCACATGTTCAACGAGAGAAAGCCAAACCGGGGTTTTAAAAAGGCCTTGCCTCTTACCAAACTTCAAGAGGAAAGGTTTCTTGTGAACGACAAACTTAAAATTGAAGTCTACGTTGATGTATATAATATTCTAGGTATACTAGATACACATGTCTTACCTGAAAAGAAGCACAAGACTGTGTGTGTCAATGGATTCCAAGTTCTTGATTCTCAAGTCAAGTCAGCAGACATTATTTTTGAAACTCATCCGGAAACAGCATTGTATATCTATCCACAAGATCCACAGCTTAAGACAGCATACATTAACATTCTCCTCAGAATCTACGAGACACTTTATAACAATCCTCTTGAGAAGATCACGGAAAATGAGCTAAGTAACGTTTCCAAGGGTTTGCTTGATCTGACACAAGCTGGTTTTAAGCTCGAATGGTTGAGGGAAAAGCTTGAGAAGGTTTCCGTGGAGAGGAAGAAACTATCTGGTTATGAAGCCCAGGCTCTAGAACTTGGAAAACAGTTGAAGAATCTTGAGCTGATGATGTGTAATCTCAAAGCTGAGATCAAGTTGAAAGCGGAGAGCTAA
- the LOC108851041 gene encoding putative transmembrane protein At3g54730 → MVSMLLLQGSESLLLLPPPPEPPPFVFLLDLLTGVSAPDPPDPPDASETLALDLSSFPCHCFTLAAARSPLHSTTTSDSACLLIVFLGVNLVKPLLLPTNGYRFQIYSFIWGKIRFFFLLSITWKGMTFVTSLDVSIWDGTYLRFGFLVLRIRNHSRPLPQYEDLMLLVSHCFSHYEAVRHLFCLHLPQYEAHLPQHEVVVRNLFLRSSQYICMLVVFSDVSGLQLKKIRDGVKEVNLGFVFSDLFVWQWWFFQLYTLLWLQVSSQFEGSLRWCLITSVAKFLAAFYAFIAAACSGISSLRVFSNSRGFISLSTHCVSLLSCLCVMFAFIYVCVIRFAFDAAVSLAIVVVLLFLLNNSSLDGVYVLLMKVGLKRERERERDCGI, encoded by the exons ATGGTTTCGATGCTGCTCCTTCAGGGTTCAGAGTCACTGTTGCTCCTCCCCCCACCTCCTGAGCCGCCGCCGTTTGTTTTTCTTCTAGATCTACTCACTGGGGTCTCTGCTCCCGACCCTCCTGATCCTCCCGACGCTTCTGAAACTCTCGCACTGGATCTGTCCTCTTTTCCCTGCCACTGTTTCACCTTAGCAGCTGCGAGGTCTCCTCTTCATTCTACAACAACATCTGACTCAGCCTGTTTGTTGATTGTTTTTCTTGGAGTGAACCTTGTCAAGCCTCTGCTTCTTCCTACCAATGGTTATAGGTTTCAGATCTATAGTTTCATATGGGGAAAAATTCGTTTTTTCTTCCTGTTAAGCATAACTTGGAAAGGTATGACCTTTGTGACCTCTCTTGATGTTTCTATTTGGGATGGAACATACCTTAGATTCGGATTCCTTGTCCTCCGTATAAGAAACCATTCACGACCATTACCTCAGTATGAGGATCTTATGCTTCTTGTCAGTCATTGTTTTTCTCATTATGAAGCTGTTAGGCACTTGTTTTGCCTTCACTTACCTCAGTATGAGGCTCACTTACCTCAGCATGAGGTTGTTGTTCGAAATCTCTTTTTGCGATCATCACAATATATttgtatgttggtagtcttctctgatgtTTCAGGTCTACAACTCAAAAAGATTAGAGATGGAGTTAAAGAAGTCAACCTTGGCTTCGTATTTTCAGACTTGTTTGTCTGGCAGTGGTGGTTCTTTCAACTCTACACCCTATTATGGTTGCAGGTTTCCTCACAATTCGAAGGCTCATTAAGATGGTGCTTGATCACCTCTGTAGCCAAGTTCCTTGCTGCCTTCTATGCATTTATTGCTGCAGCATGTTCGGGTATCAGTTCACTGCGTGTGTTCTCCAATTCCCGTGGCTTCATCTCACTCAGCACTCATTGTGTTTCACTTTTAAGTTGCTTGTGTGTTATGTTTGCTTTTATCTATGTTTGTGTTATCCGGTTTGCTTTTGATGCAGCGGTTTCTTTAGCTATTGTGGTTGTATTATTGTTTCTGTTGAACAATTCCTCTCTTGATGGAGTGTATGTTTTATTAATGAAAGTTGGtctgaagagagagagagagagagagag AGACTGTGGCATTTGA
- the LOC108852538 gene encoding LOW QUALITY PROTEIN: LOB domain-containing protein 17-like (The sequence of the model RefSeq protein was modified relative to this genomic sequence to represent the inferred CDS: inserted 1 base in 1 codon), translating to MTGSGSPCGACKFLRRKCIYGCVFAPYFCHDQGASHFAAIHQVFGASNASKLLSQLPMEDRCEAAITIYYEAQARLQDPIYGCVSHIFSLQQQVVNLQSQLEILKQQATQSMMASDTPSIEDPSYYRDTKLQQSLDLHRHHNNHHQDRSSETEFNSDLKDIVTSYSELDQHLKTFNQHHNDXKDILSAGFGYISYS from the exons ATGACTGGCTCTGGCTCTCCTTGTGGAGCTTGCAAGTTCTTAAGAAGGAAATGTATATATGGATGTGTGTTTGCCCCATATTTTTGTCATGATCAAGGAGCATCTCATTTTGCAGCCATTCACCAAGTGTTTGGAGCCAGCAATGCTTCAAAATTGCTCTCTCAACTTCCCATGGAAGATCGGTGTGAAGCTGCCATTACAATCTATTATGAAGCTCAAGCTCGCCTCCAAGACCCCATCTATGGTTGCGTTTCTCATATATTTTCCCTCCAACAACAA GTTGTGAATTTGCAATCCCAACTAGAGATTCTAAAGCAACAAGCAACACAAAGCATGATGGCTTCTGATACCCCATCCATAGAAGACCCTAGTTACTATCGTGATACTAAGCTTCAACAATCTCTAGATCTCCATCGTCATCATAATAATCATCATCAAGACAGAAGTTCGGAGACAGAGTTCAACTCCGATCTTAAAGATATAGTGACGTCTTACTCTGAATTAGATCAACACTTGAAAACTTTTAATCAGCATCATAATG GCAAGGATATTCTATCAGCGGGTTTCGGGTACATCTCGTATTCGTGA